The Hevea brasiliensis isolate MT/VB/25A 57/8 chromosome 1, ASM3005281v1, whole genome shotgun sequence genome has a window encoding:
- the LOC110650634 gene encoding vesicle-associated protein 1-1-like: MGSGYLLSVEPQELQFSFELISCSLHLLDNSGYYVAFKVMTTNPKNYCVRPNVGIVLPRSTCDVIVTMQAQTTWPPDMQCKDKFLLQSLAASFGATAKDVNAKMFNKEEGHLVEECKLKVVYVAPPRPPSPVREGTEEGSSPKAFVSDDGSLSASVQIIKPGSKLDTSNGLSE, encoded by the exons ATGGGTTCCGGCTACCTTCTCAGCGTCGAGCCTCAGGAGCTTCAATTTTCAT TTGAATTGATCTCTTGTTCCCTACACCTGTTAGATAATAGCGGCTATTATGTGGCTTTCAAG GTTATGACAACGAATCCAAAAAACTACTGTGTTAGGCCTAATGTTGGGATTGTGTTGCCAAGGTCCACTTGTGATGTTATAG TTACAATGCAAGCACAAACTACTTGGCCTCCTGATATGCAATGCAAGGACAAGTTTTTACTTCAGAGTCTAGCTGCAAGTTTTGGAGCTACTGCAAAGGATGTCAATGCAAAGATG TTCAATAAAGAGGAAGGGCATCTTGTTGAAGAGTGCAAATTGAAGGTTGTTTATGTTGCTCCTCCTAGACCACCATCACCAGTTCGAGAAGGGACAGAGGAAGGTTCTTCACCCAAAGCTTTTGTGTCCGACGATGGGAGCCTGAGCGCCTCCGTACAAATTATTAAGCCCGGTTCAAAGCTGGACACGTCAAATGGATTGAGTGAATGA